ACGTTTCGAGCGCATAACGAACAGGGTATGGCATTGGCTGCTTGCGCTTACGCGAAACAGCACCGCCGTCAACGTATTATGGCCTGTACATCGTCCATTGGTCCTGGTGCAACCAACATGATTACGGCAGCGGGTTTGGCCATGGCCAATCGCTTGCCTGTGTTGTTTTTACCAGGTGATGTATTTGCGACTCGAACCCCAGATCCTGTGTTACAGCAAGTTGAGCATTTTAACGATCCGACTATGTCGGTGAATGATTGTTTTCGTCCAGTATCGCGCTATTTTGATCGTATTAATCGCCCAGAGCAGCTGATCACCAGTTTGCCAGCGGCCATTAATACCATGTTGGACCCGATTACTTGTGGCCCTGCGACCTTAGCGTTACCACAAGATGTGCAAACCATGGCGTTTGATTTTCCAACAAATTTCTTTGCCAAGAAAGTTCATAAACTGCGTCGTAATCGAACCGATGTGGATCAACTAGCATCGGCTGTTGAGGCGATAAAAAAAGCGAAAAAGCCATTGATTTTGCTTGGCGGAGGCGTGCATTACAGCTTGGCGGTAGAGGAAGCGAAAGCCTTTATTGAGCACTATCAGATTCCCGCGTGTGAAACACAAGCCGGCAAGGGCGCGTTGGCTTGGGATCATAAGTTCAACCTTGGCTCAGTCGGTGTAACCGGATCGAGTGCGGCCAATGCGGCGGCACAAGAAGCGGATTTGATTATTGCCATTGGCACACGTTTGCAAGATTTCACCTCGGCCTCTCGTACATTATTTGCGAACCCTGATCACACTTTGCTGAGTCTAAACGTGACGCCGTTCGATGCAGAAAAACATCGTTCTTTACCATTGGTCGGTGATGTAAAAGTGACACTGCAAGAGTTAATGGCAGAGCTAGGAGATCAACAAGCGCCGTTGTCCTGGGTGGATCATGTTCACGAGTTGAATCAAACATGGCTGTCGGCAGTGGATCAAGCGACGGCCTTGCCTACGCAAGCGAGCGACAAACACTATTTGCCGACGGATGCGAATGTCATTGGCGTAATCAATCGTTTTTTCTCGGTTGATAGCACGATAGTTCAAGCCGCCGGTGGTTTGCCGGGTGAATTACATAAGCTTTGGCGCACGTCTTCTGATCTTGGCTATCACGTGGAATACGGTTTTTCTTGTATGGGTTACGAACTAGCGGGCGGCCTAGGCGTGAAAATGGCAACGCCAGAACGAGAAGTGATCGTGATGGTGGGAGACGGCAGTTATTTAATGCTGAATTCGGAAATCGCCACGTCTGTCATGTTGGGTTTAAAACTCACTATTGTCGTTTTGGATAACCGAGGTTACGCCTGTATCAATCGATTACAGCAAGCGTGCGGCGGCGAACCGTTCAATAATTTATTGCAAAACTGTCACATGGTTGACGCGGGCGCTCCAAAAACAGACTTTGCTGCACACGCTAGCGCCTTGGGTGCGGCGTCTGAAAAAGTGGCTTGTCTGGCGGAACTAGAAGCCGCATTAGTGCGAGCAAGAGCCAGTGATAAAACCTATGTGATTGCGATAGACACCGACCCAATGCCGAGCACGCAAGCAGGTGGAGCGTGGTGGGATGTGGCCGTACCAGAAGTGTCGACTCGTGACGCCGTGGTGAGCGCCGAACACCAGTACAAAATAGCCAAACAGCAACAGCCTTATTAACTTTTAGATCAGAGCTTGGAGCAATCCTATGAACAGCAACAATAAAAATAACAACGCGAAAACGGAATCCAACATCCGAATCGGCATAAATCCTCTGACTTGGACTAACGACGATTTACCCTCGTTGGGCGCAGATACGCCGCTCGAAGTGTGTTTGAGTGAAGCCAGTCAGGCTGGTTACAGCGGTATAGAATTAGGTAATAAATTTCCTCGTGATGCGTCTATCTTGGGGCCAATATTAAAGCAACATAATTTGTCTCTTGTATCAGGCTGGTACAGCGCACGTTTGCTAGAGCGAAGTGTGGAAGACGAAATTGCAGCGATGCAAGATCACCT
The Marinomonas maritima DNA segment above includes these coding regions:
- the iolD gene encoding 3D-(3,5/4)-trihydroxycyclohexane-1,2-dione acylhydrolase (decyclizing), whose amino-acid sequence is METLRLTMAQALVKHLQVQFTVIDGVEVPLFGGAWAIFGHGNVAGIGEALAQVKNEFTTFRAHNEQGMALAACAYAKQHRRQRIMACTSSIGPGATNMITAAGLAMANRLPVLFLPGDVFATRTPDPVLQQVEHFNDPTMSVNDCFRPVSRYFDRINRPEQLITSLPAAINTMLDPITCGPATLALPQDVQTMAFDFPTNFFAKKVHKLRRNRTDVDQLASAVEAIKKAKKPLILLGGGVHYSLAVEEAKAFIEHYQIPACETQAGKGALAWDHKFNLGSVGVTGSSAANAAAQEADLIIAIGTRLQDFTSASRTLFANPDHTLLSLNVTPFDAEKHRSLPLVGDVKVTLQELMAELGDQQAPLSWVDHVHELNQTWLSAVDQATALPTQASDKHYLPTDANVIGVINRFFSVDSTIVQAAGGLPGELHKLWRTSSDLGYHVEYGFSCMGYELAGGLGVKMATPEREVIVMVGDGSYLMLNSEIATSVMLGLKLTIVVLDNRGYACINRLQQACGGEPFNNLLQNCHMVDAGAPKTDFAAHASALGAASEKVACLAELEAALVRARASDKTYVIAIDTDPMPSTQAGGAWWDVAVPEVSTRDAVVSAEHQYKIAKQQQPY